The Planctomycetia bacterium genome has a segment encoding these proteins:
- a CDS encoding cupin domain-containing protein, producing the protein MATTTKCLRRDPAEATPWAETCGTIRCLVEERDEAAGEVHHVEIQDAKLHYHERTDEFYYIIDGQGTMILDDEVIELHQGVVVYVPRGVKHKAIGKLTVLTVCIPRGVLGDVHELE; encoded by the coding sequence ATGGCGACTACAACCAAATGCTTGCGGCGGGATCCGGCTGAGGCGACGCCCTGGGCGGAGACCTGCGGGACGATTCGATGTCTCGTGGAAGAGCGCGACGAGGCCGCGGGCGAAGTGCATCACGTCGAGATTCAAGACGCGAAGCTGCACTACCACGAGCGGACCGACGAGTTCTACTACATCATCGACGGCCAGGGAACGATGATCCTGGACGACGAGGTGATCGAACTGCACCAAGGCGTCGTCGTCTACGTCCCGCGCGGCGTCAAGCACAAAGCCATCGGCAAGCTGACCGTGTTGACGGTCTGCATTCCGCGCGGCGTGCTCGGCGACGTTCACGAGTTGGAGTAG